The following coding sequences lie in one Oryza brachyantha chromosome 10, ObraRS2, whole genome shotgun sequence genomic window:
- the LOC102705468 gene encoding UTP:RNA uridylyltransferase 1-like: protein MASASSGGDGGGPHPSASPSAAAGNPSSSSSAAAAASLDGGLLLRLLQNPPPQPRHQTPAAAGGPQPFFVDPAVAAVGPLFPSAAPQLQQGGGFAWPSPSNLQQQPQLRFPDPRLAQPLDPYAALGFGVSGGAGSRAEKPRSGAPPPGFAKALHPAASSREVPNPFGQMQNREQRREPIHQHPRGFGTTLEKEPPVVRSSVGVHESLGSVVPGVQHTMRITSGRDAASGTMFREQQQQQDHFLSRTPPDHFSSRTPPDGNGLGPFGRITRGEQHMHSTRGSRIHHGEQHVATVTSGPLPHRGQRQQDHSLSNMPQREQRWQGHRDEKGYASSKPSNANVHGMSSTMSMEKERQHSPMPTGSVTVDVSEDRGKTVAEANGFEDGVIGQVGFEQLADGAAAVEARKFKVSYKKNEFRSTGQDQDEGDGNMDDDATIDQLMETVVIDDNGETKSMVQINGSRSKNFRSDSRGHNVSSQSVRYDRRNRPCRYDIDLFTPRFMSIFESLVPSDEEISKQKQLLTTLSRLINKEWPNSKLYVYGSCANSFGFSNSDIDLCLSIDNTEMSKVDIILKLADILHAGNLQNIQALTRARVPIVKLMDPNTGLSCDICVNNLLAVVNTKLLRDYSQIDKRVRPLAFLVKHWAKSRCVNETYQGTLSSYAYVIMCIHFLQSQRILPCLQGMEPTYYATVDNNVYAFFDQVDKLSGFGAQRKDTVSRLLWAFFHYWAYKHNYTKDVISIRTGRTISKNMKDWTRRVGNDRHLICIEDPFETSHDLGRVVDSRSIWTLREEFERAAEIMQYDPIPNVTLFEPHVPSLRGTN from the exons ATGGCAAGCGCCTCctcaggcggcgacggcggcgggccccacccgtcagcctccccgtccgcggcggccggcaatccgtcgtcgtcgtcgtctgcgGCTGCTGCGGCGTCGCTCGATggtggcctcctcctccgcctcctccaaaACCCTCCTCCGCAGCCGCGGCACCAAACCCCCGCCGCGGCTGGTGGCCCGCAGCCGTTTTTCGTcgaccccgccgtcgccgccgtggggCCGCTGttcccctccgccgcgccgcagctGCAGCAGGGAGGGGGCTTCGCGTGGCCCTCCCCATCTAatctgcagcagcagccacaGCTCCGGTTTCCCGATCCCCGCCTGGCGCAGCCGCTGGATCCCTACGCGGCGCTCGGATTTGGCGTCTCCGGTGGCGCCGGGAGCAGGGCGGAGAAGCCCAGGTCAGGGGCGCCGCCTCCCGGGTTCGCCAAGGCATTGCATCCGGCGGCTTCCTCCCGTGAGGTGCCGAATCCGTTTGGTCAAATGCAGAACAGGGAGCAGAGAAGGGAGCCGATCCACCAACATCCGAGGGGTTTCGGTACGACGCTGGAGAAGGAGCCGCCGGTCGTGCGGTCGTCTGTGGGTGTTCATGAATCATTAGGTAGCGTGGTCCCTGGAGTGCAGCATACAATGCGAATCACAAGTGGCCGTGATGCGGCTTCTGGAACAATGTTcagggagcagcagcagcagcaggatcACTTCTTGTCAAGGACGCCGCCTGATCACTTCTCGTCAAGGACACCGCCTGATGGGAATGGCCTTGGGCCGTTTGGTAGGATAACTCGTGGTGAGCAGCATATGCATTCAACTAGAGGTAGTAGGATACACCATGGAGAGCAGCATGTGGCTACAGTCACTAGTGGCCCGTTGCCGCACAGAGGTCAGCGGCAGCAGGATCACAGCTTGTCAAACATGCCACAGAGAGAGCAGAGGTGGCAGGGGCATAGAGATGAGAAGGGCTATGCCTCTTCAAAGCCATCCAATGCAAATGTGCATGGTATGTCCAGCACGATGTCAATGGAAAAAGAACGACAACACTCACCAATGCCCACCGGTTCAGTAACTGTGGATGTAAGCGAGGATAGAGGCAAGACGGTGGCAGAAGCGAACGGATTCGAGGATGGTGTTATTGGGCAAGTAGGCTTTGAGCAACTAGCTGATGGAGCAGCGGCTGTGGAGGCAAGGAAGTTTAAAGTATCATATAAGAAGAATGAATTTAGGTCTACCGGACAGGATCAGGATGAAGGCGATGGCAACATGGATGATGATGCTACAATTGATCAGCTGATGGAGACTGTGGTGATCGATGATAATGGTGAGACCAAGAGCATGGTGCAGATAAATGGTTCACGGAGTAAG AACTTCAGATCAGACTCTAGAGGGCATAATGTATCAAGCCAAAGTGTAAGATATGACAGGAGAAACAGGCCATGCCGGTATGACATAGATCTGTTTACACCTCGTTTTATGTCAATTTTTGAATCTTTGGTGCCCTCAGACGAAGAAATTTCAAAGCAGAAGCAATTGCTGACAACTCTGAGCAGACTAATAAACAAGGAATGGCCTAATTCAAAACTTTACGTCTATGGATCATGCGCTAATTCATTTGGTTTCTCAAATAGTGATATTGATCTTTGTCTATCTATTGACAACACGGAAATGAGCAAGGTTGACATTATTTTGAAACTGGCAGATATTCTCCATGCTGGTAATCTCCAGAATATCCAG GCATTAACTCGAGCAAGGGTCCCAATAGTGAAGCTTATGGATCCAAATACGGGGCTTTCTTGTGACATTTGTGTCAATAACCTTTTAGCAGTTGTTAACACAAAACTTCTAAGAGATTATTCACAAATTGATAAAAGGGTACGACCATTAGCATTCCTTGTGAAGCATTGGGCTAAATCTCGGTGTGTAAATGAAACTTACCAAGGAACACTTTCTAGTTATGC CTATGTGATAATGTGCATCCACTTCCTACAATCGCAGAGAATACTCCCATGCCTACAG GGCATGGAGCCAACCTATTATGCAACTGTCGATAATAATGTTTATGCCTTCTTTGACCAAGTGGACAAACTAAGTGGCTTTGGCGCTCAACGCAAAGACACTGTATCAAGGTTACTTTGGGCCTTCTTTCATTACTGGGCATACAAGCATAATTACACAAAAGATGTAATATCAATTCGGACTGGAAGAACCATTAG TAAGAATATGAAGGATTGGACCAGACGGGTTGGAAACGACAGGCATCTCATCTGCATAGAGGACCCCTTTGAGACCTCTCATGATCTTGGTCGTGTGGTTGACAGTAGATCAATCTGGACACTTCGAGAGGAATTCGAGCGAGCAGCCGAAATAATGCAATATGATCCGATCCCCAATGTCACACTTTTTGAGCCTCATGTGCCCTCTCTTCGGGGTACAAACTAG
- the LOC102705752 gene encoding uncharacterized protein LOC102705752: MAAPPPLPPSLEPEIGPDGLARENPVIAYTEKVILEEQLQLKKYIQENYSKIRDVEKELENLTLEMKLTAGPKKAALEHLRKKIEISTERIRLAKVKEEQAKKAWESAAQIVKEEEDAKQKLCDDLNRLVQESAASQFTRLEELKKRLESLNPSRVSVDVYGVNTPRHATTNSVPQQPVAQNPQNAPNAVNKADPASSGLAQQQRPADAEKKRRPSQTGRGRGGVMILPKGRGSSGSGWTGAGFDVDGGT; encoded by the exons atggcggcgccgcccccgctcCCGCCGTCGCTGGAGCCGGAGATCGGCCCCGACGGCCTCGCCCGGGAGAACCCCGTCATCGCCTACACCGAGAAG GTTATTTTGGaggagcagctgcagctgaaGAA ATACATTCAAGAGAACTATTCCAAAATTCGTGATGTTGAAAAGGAGCTAGAGAATCTGACTTTAGAAATGAAACTTACAGCTGGGCCAAAGAAAGCAG CACTTGAGCATTTAAGGAAAAAGATTGAAATATCAACAGAGAGGATACGGCTGGCTAAAGTGAAAGAGGAACAGGCAAAGAAG GCCTGGGAAAGTGCTGCACAAATTGTTAAAGAGGAAGAGGATGCTAAGCAGAAGCTATGTGATGATCTGAACCGGCTG GTCCAAGAGAGCGCTGCTTCCCAGTTTACAAGATTAGAGGAGCTAAAGAAGCGTTTAGAATCTCTAAATCCCAGCAGGGTTTCTGTTGATGTCTAT GGTGTGAATACTCCACGGCATGCAACCACAAATTCAGTTCCTCAGCAGCCAGTAGCACAAAATCCTCAAAATGCACCTAATGCTGTGAATAAAGCTGACCCTGCCTCCAGCGGATTAGCCCAACAGCAAAGACCTGCTGATgcagaaaagaagagaagaccATCACAAACGGGACGAGGGAGAGGTGGTGTGATGATTCTCCCCAAGGGAAGAGGAAGTTCAGGGTCAGGATGGACAGGTGCTGGCTTTGATGTAGATGGCGGTACATGA
- the LOC102706040 gene encoding phosphoglucomutase, chloroplastic, with protein MALHHLRPYLFSTAARPVPHAAARAGGGRARRSLAVVRCSSAAQALKIKSIPTRPVEGQKTGTSGLRKKVKVFQQENYLANWIQALFNSLPPEDYVGGTLVLGGDGRYFNKNASQIITKIAAGNGVGKILVGRNGVLSTPAVSAVIRKRQANGGFIMSASHNPGGPDNDWGIKFNYSSGQPAPETITDQIYGNTLSISEIKIADIPDVDLSSLGVVSYGEFTVEVIDPVLDYLELMENVFDFQLIKGLLSRPDFRFVFDAMHAVTGAYADPIFVEKLGADPDCILNGIPLEDFGNGHPDPNLTYAKELVFTMFGSGAPDFGAASDGDGDRNMILGRRFFVTPSDSVAIIAANAQAAIPYFQSGPKGLARSMPTSGALDRVADKLNVPFFEVPTGWKFFGNLMDAGKLSICGEESFGTGSDHIREKDGIWAVLAWLSILAHRNKDKKVGERLVSVEDVAREHWATYGRNFFSRYDYEDCESESANNMMGHLRDVIAKNKPGEKYGDYTLQFADDFSYTDPVDGSAVSKQGLRFVFTDGSRIIFRLSGTGSAGATIRVYIEQFEPDASKHDLDAQIALKPLIDLALSISKLKDFTGRDKPTVIT; from the exons cgctccaccacctccgcccgtATCTCTTCTCCACGGCGGCACGCCCGGTCCcccacgcggcggcgcgggccggtggcggccgggcccgccgctccctcgccgtcgtccggtgctcctccgccgcccagGCGCTCAAG ATCAAGTCCATCCCGACCAGGCCGGTTGAGGGGCAGAAGACTGGGACTAGTGGGTTGAGGAAGAAG GTGAAAGTGTTCCAGCAGGAAAATTATCTCGCCAATTGGATTCAG GCTCTGTTCAATTCATTGCCCCCGGAAGATTATGTTGGCGGAACCCTTGTACTTGGTGGTGATGGCCGATATTTTAACAAGAATGCTTCTCAG ATTATCACTAAAATTGCAGCTGGAAATGGTGTTGGGAAGATCTTAGTTGGCAG GAATGGTGTGCTGTCAACGCCTGCTGTATCTGCAGTAATTCGTAAAAGACAA GCCAATGGTGGCTTCATCATGAGTGCAAGTCATAATCCAGGTGGGCCAGACAACGACTGGGGTATCAAG TTTAACTATAGCAGTGGGCAACCAGCACCAGAGACAATTACTGACCAAATATATGGGAATACACTTTCG atttctgaaataaaaatagcagATATCCCTGATGTTGATTTGTCCTCTCTAGGAGTTGTAAGCTACGGTGAATTCACCGTTGAAGTGATAGACCCTGTCTTGGACTACCTTGAGCTAATGGAG AATGTGTTCGACTTCCAACTTATCAAGGGCTTGTTGTCTCGGCCAGATTTCAg GTTCGTATTTGATGCCATGCATGCTGTTACTGGTGCATATGCAGATcctatttttgttgagaaacTTGGAGCTGATCCG GACTGCATATTAAATGGCATTCCTCTTGAAGATTTTGGCAATGGTCATCCTGATCCTAATTTAAC TTATGCCAAAGAGCTTGTTTTTACCATGTTTGGAAGCGGTGCACCTGACTTTGGTGCAGCAAGTGATG GTGATGGTGATCGAAACATGATTCTTGGAAGAAGGTTCTTTGTTACACCATCAGACTCTGTTGCAATAATTGCAGCAAATGCACAGGCAGCAATTCCTTATTTCCAATCTGGTCCAAAA GGTCTTGCAAGATCAATGCCAACTAGTGGTGCTCTTGATCGTGTAGCTGATAAATTGAATGTTCCATTCTTTGAG GTACCAACGGGATGGAAATTTTTTGGTAACCTAATGGATGCAGGTAAACTGTCTATATGCGGAGAGGAAAGTTTTGGGACAGGATCAGATCACATCAGGGAGAAGGATGGCATATG GGCTGTTCTGGCTTGGCTCTCCATTCTTGCACACCGGAACAAAGATAAGAAGGTCGGGGAGAGATTAGTTTCGGTGGAAGATGTAGCTAGGGAACACTGGGCAACCTACGGAAGGAATTTCTTCTCTAGATATGATTATGAG GACTGTGAATCTGAGAGTGCAAATAATATGATGGGGCATCTTAGAGATGTAATCGCAAAAAACAAACCTGGAGAGAAATATG GAGACTATACCCTTCAGTTTGCTGATGATTTCAGTTACACTGATCCG GTGGATGGTAGTGCTGTATCTAAACAAGGGCTTCGATTTGTTTTCACCGATGGATCTAGGATTATCTTCCGCCTTTCG gGAACCGGATCTGCTGGAGCAACAATCCGTGTATACATTGAGCAATTTGAGCCTGATGCCTCAAAGCATGATCTGGATGCACAAATAGCTTTGAAGCCTTTAATAG ACTTAGCTCTCTCTATTTCAAAGTTGAAGGACTTCACTGGAAGAGATAAGCCTACTGTCATAACATAA